A DNA window from Anaerocolumna sp. AGMB13020 contains the following coding sequences:
- the epsC gene encoding serine O-acetyltransferase EpsC, translated as MGIIKYIKSEIEIIKERDPAIRTPLEVFLYPSFKAIIRYRIANKLYKHKHYFLARWYSQRTARKTGIEIHPGATIGKGLFIDHGHGVVIGETAIIGDNVTLYQGVTLGGTGKEKGKRHPTIGNNVMISAGAKILGSFTVGENSKIGAGSVVLSEVPPNSTVVGVPGHVVKRDNMKVPREDMDQIHLPDPVFMELLSLKSENIKLTEEIKQLQLNFQLMEALNNRPKDEISFDNSML; from the coding sequence ATGGGTATCATAAAATATATTAAAAGTGAAATTGAAATAATCAAAGAGAGAGATCCCGCCATCCGTACACCTCTGGAGGTATTCCTGTATCCAAGCTTTAAAGCAATTATAAGATACCGTATAGCAAATAAACTCTATAAGCATAAACATTATTTCCTGGCCAGATGGTATTCACAAAGAACAGCCAGGAAGACAGGTATCGAGATACATCCCGGTGCAACTATTGGAAAAGGGCTGTTCATTGATCATGGTCACGGTGTGGTCATAGGTGAAACCGCTATTATAGGAGATAATGTTACTTTATACCAGGGCGTGACACTGGGGGGTACCGGGAAAGAAAAGGGAAAAAGGCATCCAACCATCGGAAATAATGTCATGATAAGTGCCGGTGCTAAGATACTCGGTTCTTTTACCGTAGGTGAGAACTCCAAAATTGGAGCAGGTTCTGTTGTATTATCAGAGGTGCCGCCAAATTCTACAGTTGTAGGCGTGCCCGGACATGTAGTAAAACGGGATAATATGAAGGTTCCGAGAGAAGATATGGATCAGATACATCTTCCCGATCCAGTGTTTATGGAACTCCTTAGCCTGAAATCAGAAAACATTAAATTAACAGAGGAGATCAAACAGCTCCAATTGAATTTTCAGCTGATGGAGGCACTTAATAACAGGCCTAAAGATGAAATATCCTTTGATAACAGTATGCTTTAA
- the cysS gene encoding cysteine--tRNA ligase, with product MKIYNTLTKKKEEFVPLEEGKVKMYVCGPTVYNLIHIGNARPIIIFDTVRRYFEYKGYEVNFVSNYTDVDDKIIKKAIEEGVSASEISERYILELKKDVERLNVEPATYNPKATEEIEGMVEMITSLIEKGHAYEKNGTVYFRTRSFEEYGKLSKKNIDDLEAGIRIAVSEEKEDPMDFVLWKPKKDGEPFWESPWSQGRPGWHIECSVMSKRYLGEQIDIHAGGEDLVFPHHENEIAQSEACNGKEFAKYWMHNAFLNIDNKKMSKSAGTFFTVREITEIYDPQVLRFFMLSAHYRSPINFSQELMESSKNALDRILTAAANLKYLIDNAGKVESATVASVSGTSLQQGEEELIADIEKHQEKFEAAMEDDFNTADAVTAVFEIVRIANTNASSASSMLFLKAALDKITQLLNVLGIKALKQEELLAEEIEQLIQDRQDARKEKNFARADEIRNLLLEKGIVLEDTREGVRWKRA from the coding sequence ATGAAAATCTATAATACCCTTACGAAGAAAAAAGAAGAATTTGTTCCTTTGGAAGAAGGCAAGGTGAAAATGTATGTCTGCGGTCCAACAGTGTACAATCTGATACACATAGGAAATGCCAGACCTATCATTATTTTTGACACGGTAAGACGTTATTTTGAGTATAAGGGCTATGAGGTGAATTTTGTATCAAACTACACAGATGTGGATGATAAAATAATAAAGAAAGCGATTGAAGAAGGGGTATCTGCTTCTGAAATATCCGAACGTTATATCTTAGAACTAAAAAAAGACGTGGAGAGACTGAATGTAGAACCGGCCACCTATAATCCCAAGGCCACAGAAGAAATTGAAGGGATGGTTGAGATGATTACCTCCCTTATTGAAAAAGGTCATGCATATGAAAAGAATGGTACGGTATATTTTCGTACCAGAAGTTTTGAGGAATATGGCAAGCTGTCCAAGAAAAACATTGATGATCTGGAAGCCGGTATCCGTATAGCTGTAAGCGAAGAGAAAGAAGATCCTATGGATTTCGTACTTTGGAAACCTAAAAAGGACGGAGAACCCTTCTGGGAATCTCCCTGGAGCCAGGGCAGACCCGGATGGCATATTGAATGCTCTGTGATGAGCAAGAGATATCTTGGGGAGCAGATTGATATTCATGCCGGCGGAGAGGATCTGGTATTTCCTCATCATGAAAATGAAATAGCTCAAAGTGAAGCCTGCAACGGCAAGGAGTTTGCAAAATACTGGATGCACAATGCCTTCTTAAATATTGATAATAAAAAAATGTCCAAATCAGCCGGAACTTTCTTTACCGTAAGAGAAATCACGGAGATTTACGATCCTCAGGTGCTTCGTTTCTTTATGCTGAGTGCCCATTACAGAAGTCCTATTAATTTCAGTCAGGAGCTTATGGAGTCTTCTAAGAATGCACTTGACAGAATACTTACGGCGGCAGCTAATCTTAAATATCTGATAGATAATGCAGGTAAGGTGGAAAGTGCAACGGTTGCAAGTGTCAGCGGAACTTCCCTGCAACAGGGAGAAGAAGAGCTGATTGCAGATATAGAAAAGCATCAGGAGAAATTTGAAGCGGCCATGGAGGACGATTTCAACACAGCTGATGCAGTAACAGCTGTATTTGAAATTGTAAGAATAGCAAATACCAATGCAAGTTCTGCGTCATCAATGTTATTTCTAAAGGCAGCACTTGATAAAATCACACAGCTCCTGAACGTACTTGGAATTAAAGCTTTAAAACAGGAAGAACTGCTGGCAGAAGAGATAGAGCAGTTGATTCAGGATCGTCAGGATGCCAGAAAAGAGAAGAATTTTGCAAGAGCGGATGAGATAAGAAACCTCCTGCTTGAGAAGGGTATTGTACTGGAAGATACAAGAGAAGGTGTAAGATGGAAAAGAGCGTAG
- a CDS encoding Mini-ribonuclease 3 has translation MEKSVDNGLISILKETFSLPDTDLKTYSPLTLAFIGDVVYDLIIRTLVVEQGNAPVNKLHKKVSSMVKASAQMELFHRVEDMLTEEELVVYKRGRNAKSFTTAKNASITEYRTATGFEALIGYLYLDDRLNRALAIVKTGIERGSAEESEKA, from the coding sequence ATGGAAAAGAGCGTAGACAATGGCTTGATCAGTATCTTAAAGGAGACTTTCTCGCTTCCGGATACGGATCTTAAGACGTATTCACCTTTAACCCTTGCATTTATCGGAGATGTAGTATACGATTTAATTATCAGGACACTGGTAGTAGAGCAGGGAAATGCTCCGGTGAACAAGCTTCATAAGAAGGTGAGCAGTATGGTTAAAGCTTCTGCCCAAATGGAGCTGTTTCATCGTGTTGAGGACATGCTTACAGAAGAGGAGCTGGTGGTGTACAAAAGAGGACGTAATGCCAAATCCTTTACCACTGCCAAAAATGCCAGTATAACAGAGTATCGTACTGCAACAGGCTTTGAGGCGCTGATTGGATATCTGTATCTGGACGACCGTCTTAACCGTGCCCTTGCTATTGTAAAGACAGGAATTGAAAGAGGAAGTGCAGAAGAGAGTGAAAAGGCATAA
- the rlmB gene encoding 23S rRNA (guanosine(2251)-2'-O)-methyltransferase RlmB: protein MRYEELTIEGRNAVIEAFRAGKTIDRLFILDGCQDGPIKSILREAKKGDTIINYVKKERLDQLSETGKHQGVIAYAAAYEYAEIEDILNAAKEKGEPPFIILLDGIEDPHNLGAIIRTANQAGAHGIIIPKRRAVGLTATVAKTSAGAINYTPVAKVTNLVATIEELKEQGLWFVCADMEGEVMYKQNLKGPIGLVIGSEGEGVGRLVKEKCDYLAKIPMFGNIDSLNASVAMGVLSYEIVRQRMA from the coding sequence ATGAGATACGAGGAACTTACCATTGAAGGCCGTAATGCTGTAATAGAGGCATTTCGTGCCGGAAAAACCATCGACAGACTGTTTATATTAGATGGCTGTCAGGATGGCCCTATAAAGTCCATCTTAAGAGAAGCAAAAAAAGGTGACACAATTATAAACTATGTAAAAAAAGAAAGACTTGACCAGCTTTCAGAGACAGGAAAGCATCAGGGTGTCATCGCTTATGCTGCAGCTTATGAATATGCAGAGATTGAGGATATTCTAAATGCCGCCAAGGAAAAAGGTGAGCCTCCTTTTATAATCCTTCTGGATGGAATAGAAGATCCCCACAACTTAGGCGCAATTATCCGTACGGCTAATCAGGCAGGGGCTCATGGCATTATAATACCCAAGAGAAGGGCGGTAGGACTTACAGCCACAGTTGCCAAAACCTCAGCAGGTGCAATCAATTATACACCCGTAGCGAAAGTAACAAATCTGGTTGCCACCATAGAAGAATTAAAGGAACAGGGTCTCTGGTTCGTATGTGCTGATATGGAAGGTGAAGTAATGTACAAGCAGAATCTGAAAGGGCCAATTGGACTTGTTATCGGAAGTGAAGGAGAAGGAGTTGGAAGACTGGTAAAGGAAAAGTGTGATTACCTGGCGAAGATTCCAATGTTTGGAAATATTGATTCCCTAAATGCGTCTGTTGCTATGGGAGTTCTCTCTTATGAAATTGTAAGACAAAGAATGGCTTAA
- a CDS encoding EcsC family protein gives MKHLLEEQIKEINKKEELFLQGKDNTYLNQKINPLLDKVRDKIPANLKNTLDKAFFKAFELIYEKGIDVIEKTYNKNSILVDYDINNQAMNKKLTKKHIKDLDNPSLNSSRFNSAFSAVEGSVLGLFGIGLPDIPVFLGLIIKSINEISLSYGFTNEKEEEKAYLLLLIQASLLKGKEQRELNMRIDQLAYAIENGNVPALNIKKEMKAASSCFSEALLTAKFIQGTPIVGAIGGVINHSYIKKITAYSQIKYKKRYLLKKINEQYANTITD, from the coding sequence ATGAAGCATTTATTAGAGGAGCAGATTAAAGAAATCAATAAAAAAGAAGAACTATTCTTACAAGGTAAGGACAACACCTATTTGAATCAGAAAATAAATCCTCTCCTTGATAAGGTTCGGGATAAAATACCCGCAAATTTAAAGAATACTTTGGATAAAGCTTTTTTTAAAGCCTTTGAACTGATCTACGAAAAAGGAATTGATGTTATTGAAAAGACCTATAACAAAAACAGCATACTGGTGGATTACGACATCAACAACCAGGCCATGAACAAGAAATTGACAAAAAAACATATCAAAGATCTGGATAACCCTTCTCTTAATTCCAGTCGTTTTAATTCTGCTTTCTCTGCTGTTGAGGGAAGTGTCCTTGGTTTATTTGGCATCGGACTTCCGGATATACCGGTATTTCTGGGCCTCATTATAAAATCAATAAACGAAATCTCCTTAAGTTATGGTTTCACCAATGAGAAAGAGGAAGAGAAAGCATATCTGCTGCTTTTAATTCAAGCCTCCCTCTTAAAAGGAAAAGAACAAAGGGAATTAAATATGCGTATCGACCAACTGGCTTATGCTATTGAGAATGGAAATGTTCCTGCTCTTAATATAAAAAAGGAAATGAAAGCCGCCTCCTCCTGCTTCTCAGAGGCTCTCCTAACCGCCAAATTCATTCAGGGAACTCCTATTGTAGGAGCAATAGGCGGCGTAATCAATCATAGTTATATCAAGAAAATAACTGCATACAGTCAAATAAAATATAAGAAACGTTATCTGCTCAAAAAAATCAATGAACAGTATGCCAATACCATAACAGACTAG
- a CDS encoding CD3324 family protein — protein MNYKKGADVLPDQLLKEVQQYAEGCLVYIPKRSSKAQWGCISGTREWIDKRNEEITCLFRQGEPVKNLSEEYHLSEDTIRKIIYKRNQI, from the coding sequence TTGAATTACAAAAAAGGAGCAGATGTATTGCCGGACCAACTGTTAAAGGAAGTACAGCAATACGCTGAAGGATGCCTTGTATATATTCCGAAGCGAAGCAGCAAGGCACAATGGGGATGCATTAGTGGCACCCGTGAATGGATTGATAAGAGAAATGAAGAAATAACCTGTTTATTCAGACAGGGAGAACCGGTTAAGAATTTGTCGGAAGAATATCATCTGAGTGAAGATACCATCAGAAAAATTATATATAAGAGAAATCAGATATAA
- the sigH gene encoding RNA polymerase sporulation sigma factor SigH, which produces MPDKIWDQLSDDEIISMIHGGDSYAMDFMLTKYKSLVKNKAKALFLIGGDKEDLIQEGMIGLYKAIRDYDTDKDSTFYSFADLCISRQIYTAIKASNRKKNIPLNTYVSLYAPAYSENADQDEKETLADIMSQNKISNPEELVIDKESTSMLEYELVRHLSQFEKTVLDLYLHDYSYLQIADKLKKEPKSIDNALQRIRLKLNTVLKDLY; this is translated from the coding sequence ATGCCTGATAAGATATGGGATCAGTTGAGTGACGATGAAATCATTTCTATGATTCATGGCGGGGATTCCTATGCAATGGACTTTATGCTCACCAAATATAAAAGTCTGGTGAAAAACAAAGCAAAGGCTCTTTTTTTAATTGGCGGGGATAAAGAGGATTTAATACAGGAGGGCATGATAGGTCTCTATAAAGCTATCAGAGACTATGATACGGATAAAGACAGTACCTTTTACAGCTTTGCTGACCTTTGTATCTCGAGGCAGATTTACACCGCAATCAAAGCCTCCAATCGAAAGAAAAACATTCCTTTGAATACCTACGTCTCATTATACGCACCTGCTTACAGTGAGAATGCAGATCAGGACGAGAAAGAAACCCTGGCTGATATCATGAGTCAAAATAAAATTTCAAATCCTGAAGAATTAGTTATTGACAAAGAGAGTACAAGTATGTTAGAATATGAACTCGTAAGGCATTTAAGTCAGTTTGAAAAAACAGTTTTGGATTTATATTTGCATGATTATTCTTACCTTCAGATAGCAGACAAATTAAAGAAAGAACCAAAGTCAATTGATAATGCATTGCAGCGAATTCGTTTGAAGCTGAATACAGTTTTGAAGGATTTGTATTAA
- a CDS encoding GNAT family N-acetyltransferase → MLSIERADVQDASAITEIKIAAYNQEVNTYLGRNGGPPGYDSIESQIFIIKNFISYKIILDSHIIGGFFLITIDKETMRFEDFVINPIYQGKGYGYRTMELIEENYRDILVWQLSTPVFSKVNQYLYEKFGYTEVSRDDNEIEYIKRIVT, encoded by the coding sequence ATGTTGAGTATTGAACGTGCAGATGTACAGGATGCTAGTGCAATCACAGAAATTAAAATAGCAGCATATAATCAAGAAGTTAATACATATTTGGGGAGAAATGGAGGCCCGCCTGGTTATGATAGTATAGAATCACAAATTTTCATAATAAAAAACTTTATTTCCTATAAAATCATATTGGATAGCCATATTATAGGAGGATTCTTTCTCATAACAATAGATAAAGAAACAATGCGTTTTGAAGACTTTGTTATTAATCCGATCTATCAAGGAAAAGGATATGGATATAGAACAATGGAATTAATTGAAGAAAATTATAGGGATATCTTAGTATGGCAACTTTCAACACCAGTTTTCAGTAAAGTTAATCAATACTTATATGAGAAATTTGGATACACCGAAGTGTCCAGAGATGACAATGAGATAGAGTACATAAAGAGAATAGTAACTTGA